The Engystomops pustulosus chromosome 4, aEngPut4.maternal, whole genome shotgun sequence genome contains a region encoding:
- the EIF4E1B gene encoding eukaryotic translation initiation factor 4E type 1B encodes MATAEGLTLKGIPRRDEKKKKKKVAPIEHVEMHLLQSRWALWFFKNVKSQPWQCNLRLVTTFSTVEDFWALYTHIQLASKLSSGCDYSIFKDGIEPMWEDSRNKRGGRWLITLSKQQRHSDLDSLWLETLLCLIGEAFDEYSEEVCGAVINIRAKGDKIAIWTREAENREAVTYIGKVYKERLGLSSKVVIGYQAHADTATKSSSLTKNKFVV; translated from the exons ATGGCTACAGCTGAAGGA TTAACCCTTAAAGGTATTCCAAGAAGAgatgagaagaaaaaaaagaaaaaggtggctCCTATTGAACATGTAGAAATGCATCTTCTACAGAGCAG ATGGGCCCTCTGGTTCTTCAAAAATGTGAAAAGCCAACCATGGCAATGTAACCTGCGGCTTGTTACAACATTCAGCACCGTAGAAGACTTTTGGGC ACTGTATACACATATCCAGCTTGCAAGCAAGTTATCATCTGGCTGTGACTACTCAATCTTTAAG GATGGGATTGAACCCATGTGGGAGGACAGTCGGAATAAGAGGGGTGGTAGGTGGCTTATCACTCTTTCTAAGCAGCAACGACACAGTGACCTGGACTCCCTTTGGCTGGAGACT TTACTATGTCTAATCGGAGAAGCTTTTGATGAATACAGTGAAGAAGTTTGTGGCGCAGTCATTAACATTCGGGCCAAAGGAGATAAGATTGCGATCTGGACCAGGGAGGCTGAAAACAGAGAGGCTGTTACTTATATTGG TAAAGTGTATAAGGAGAGACTTGGCCTATCTTCCAAAGTGGTCATCGGCTATCAAGCTCATGCAGACACCGCTACTAAGAGCAGCTCCCTTACCAAAAATAAGTTTGTGGTATGA